Proteins encoded within one genomic window of Felis catus isolate Fca126 chromosome C1, F.catus_Fca126_mat1.0, whole genome shotgun sequence:
- the NOP58 gene encoding nucleolar protein 58 isoform X2, producing MLVLFETSVGYAIFKVLNEKKLQEVDSLWKEFETPEKANKIVKLKHFEKFQDTAEALAAFTALMEGKINKQLKKVLKKIVKEAHEPLAVADAKLGGVIKEKLNLSCIHSPVVNELMRGIRSQMDGLIPGVEPREMAAMCLGLAHSLSRYRLKFSADKVDTMIVQAISLLDDLDKELNNYIMRCREWYGWHFPELGKIISDNLTYCKCLQKVGDRKNYASAKLSELLPEEVEAEVKAAAEISMGTEVSEEDICNILHLCTQVIEISEYRTQLYEYLQNRMMAIAPNVTVMVGELVGARLIAHAGSLLNLAKHAASTVQILGAEKALFRALKSRRDTPKYGLIYHASLVGQTSPKHKGKISRMLAAKTVLAIRYDAFGEDSSSAMGIENRAKLEARLRTLEDRGIRKISGTGKALAKTEKYEHKSEVKTYDPSGDSTLPTCSKKRKIEQVDKEDEIIEKKAKKAKVKIKVEETTTVAAEEEEEEEEGVLVVEEQETSVKKKKKKDKKKHIKEEPLSEEEPCTSTAIPSPEKKKKKKKKRDNED from the exons ATGTTGGTGCTATTTGAAACGTCTGTCGGCTACGCCATCTTTAAG GTTTTGAATGAGAAGAAACTTCAAGAGGTTGATAGTTTGTGGAAAGAATTTGAAACtccagagaaagcaaataaaat agtAAAGctaaaacattttgagaaatttcaGGATACAGCAGAAGCATTAGCAG caTTTACAGCTCTGATGGAGGGCAAAATCAATAAGCAGCTGAAGAAAGTTctgaagaaaatagtaaaagaagCTCATGAACCCTTGGCTGTAGCTGATGCTAAACTAGGAGGGGTCATAAag gAAAAGCTGAATCTCAGTTGTATCCATAGTCCTGTTGTTAATGAACTTATGAGAGGAATTCGTTCCCAGATGGATGGATTAATCCCTGGAGTAGAACCACGTGAAATGGCAGCTATGTGTCTTGGATTGGCACACAG CTTGTCCCGATATAGATTGAAATTTAGTGCTGATAAAGTGGATACCATGATTGTTCAGGCAATTT CCTTGTTAGATGATCTAGATAAAGAACTAAACAACTACATTATGCGGTGTAGAGAATGGTATGGCTGGCATTTTCCTGAATtaggaaaaattatttcagataatTTGACATACTGCAAGTGTTTACAGAAAGTTG GCGACAGGAAGAATTATGCCTCAGCTAAACTTTCTGAATTACTGCCAGAGGAAGTTGAAGCAGAAGTGAAAGCAGCTGCAGAGATATCAATGGGAACAGAGGTTtcagaagaagatatttgcaatattCTACATCTCTGCACTCAG GTAATTGAAATCTCAGAGTATAGAACCCAGCTCTATGAATATCTACAAAATCGAATGATGGCCATTGCACCGAATGTTACAGTCATGGTTGGGGAATTAGTGGGAGCACGGCTCATTGCTCATGCAG GTTCTCTTTTGAATTTGGCCAAACACGCAGCTTCTACAGTTCAGATTCTTGGAGCAGAAAAGGCGCTCTTCAGAGCCCTCAAGTCTAGACGAGATACTCCAAAGTATGGACTCATTTATCATGCTTCACTTGTAGGCCAAACAAGTCCCAAACACAAAGGAAAG ATTTCTCGAATGCTGGCAGCCAAAACTGTTTTGGCTATCCGGTATGATGCTTTTGGTGAAGATTCCAGTTCTGCAATGGGAATTGAGAACAGAGCCAAATTAGAGGCCAGGTTGAGGACCTTGGAAGATAGAGGG ATAAGGAAAATAAGTGGAACAGGAAAAGCAttagcaaaaacagaaaaatacgaACATAAAAG TGAAGTGAAGACATATGATCCTTCTGGTGACTCCACACTCCCAACCTGTTCTAAGAAACGCAAGATAGAACAGGTAGATAAAGAGGATGAAATTAttgaaaagaaggcaaaaaaagcCAAGGTTAAAATTAAAG TTGAAGAAACCACAACAGTAGCAGccgaagaagaggaagaagaggaagaaggagtaCTAGTGGTGGAAGAACAGGAGACATctgtgaagaagaagaagaaaaaggacaaaaagaaacacattaagGAGGAACCACTTTCCGAGGAAGAACCGTGCACTAGCACAGCAATTcct AgtccagagaaaaagaagaaaaagaaaaaaaagagagataatgaGGACTAA
- the NOP58 gene encoding nucleolar protein 58 isoform X1, with translation MLNSPFLKAFTALMEGKINKQLKKVLKKIVKEAHEPLAVADAKLGGVIKEKLNLSCIHSPVVNELMRGIRSQMDGLIPGVEPREMAAMCLGLAHSLSRYRLKFSADKVDTMIVQAISLLDDLDKELNNYIMRCREWYGWHFPELGKIISDNLTYCKCLQKVGDRKNYASAKLSELLPEEVEAEVKAAAEISMGTEVSEEDICNILHLCTQVIEISEYRTQLYEYLQNRMMAIAPNVTVMVGELVGARLIAHAGSLLNLAKHAASTVQILGAEKALFRALKSRRDTPKYGLIYHASLVGQTSPKHKGKISRMLAAKTVLAIRYDAFGEDSSSAMGIENRAKLEARLRTLEDRGIRKISGTGKALAKTEKYEHKSEVKTYDPSGDSTLPTCSKKRKIEQVDKEDEIIEKKAKKAKVKIKVEETTTVAAEEEEEEEEGVLVVEEQETSVKKKKKKDKKKHIKEEPLSEEEPCTSTAIPSPEKKKKKKKKRDNED, from the exons ATGTTAAATTCACCCTTTTTGAAAG caTTTACAGCTCTGATGGAGGGCAAAATCAATAAGCAGCTGAAGAAAGTTctgaagaaaatagtaaaagaagCTCATGAACCCTTGGCTGTAGCTGATGCTAAACTAGGAGGGGTCATAAag gAAAAGCTGAATCTCAGTTGTATCCATAGTCCTGTTGTTAATGAACTTATGAGAGGAATTCGTTCCCAGATGGATGGATTAATCCCTGGAGTAGAACCACGTGAAATGGCAGCTATGTGTCTTGGATTGGCACACAG CTTGTCCCGATATAGATTGAAATTTAGTGCTGATAAAGTGGATACCATGATTGTTCAGGCAATTT CCTTGTTAGATGATCTAGATAAAGAACTAAACAACTACATTATGCGGTGTAGAGAATGGTATGGCTGGCATTTTCCTGAATtaggaaaaattatttcagataatTTGACATACTGCAAGTGTTTACAGAAAGTTG GCGACAGGAAGAATTATGCCTCAGCTAAACTTTCTGAATTACTGCCAGAGGAAGTTGAAGCAGAAGTGAAAGCAGCTGCAGAGATATCAATGGGAACAGAGGTTtcagaagaagatatttgcaatattCTACATCTCTGCACTCAG GTAATTGAAATCTCAGAGTATAGAACCCAGCTCTATGAATATCTACAAAATCGAATGATGGCCATTGCACCGAATGTTACAGTCATGGTTGGGGAATTAGTGGGAGCACGGCTCATTGCTCATGCAG GTTCTCTTTTGAATTTGGCCAAACACGCAGCTTCTACAGTTCAGATTCTTGGAGCAGAAAAGGCGCTCTTCAGAGCCCTCAAGTCTAGACGAGATACTCCAAAGTATGGACTCATTTATCATGCTTCACTTGTAGGCCAAACAAGTCCCAAACACAAAGGAAAG ATTTCTCGAATGCTGGCAGCCAAAACTGTTTTGGCTATCCGGTATGATGCTTTTGGTGAAGATTCCAGTTCTGCAATGGGAATTGAGAACAGAGCCAAATTAGAGGCCAGGTTGAGGACCTTGGAAGATAGAGGG ATAAGGAAAATAAGTGGAACAGGAAAAGCAttagcaaaaacagaaaaatacgaACATAAAAG TGAAGTGAAGACATATGATCCTTCTGGTGACTCCACACTCCCAACCTGTTCTAAGAAACGCAAGATAGAACAGGTAGATAAAGAGGATGAAATTAttgaaaagaaggcaaaaaaagcCAAGGTTAAAATTAAAG TTGAAGAAACCACAACAGTAGCAGccgaagaagaggaagaagaggaagaaggagtaCTAGTGGTGGAAGAACAGGAGACATctgtgaagaagaagaagaaaaaggacaaaaagaaacacattaagGAGGAACCACTTTCCGAGGAAGAACCGTGCACTAGCACAGCAATTcct AgtccagagaaaaagaagaaaaagaaaaaaaagagagataatgaGGACTAA
- the NOP58 gene encoding nucleolar protein 58 isoform X3 — protein MEGKINKQLKKVLKKIVKEAHEPLAVADAKLGGVIKEKLNLSCIHSPVVNELMRGIRSQMDGLIPGVEPREMAAMCLGLAHSLSRYRLKFSADKVDTMIVQAISLLDDLDKELNNYIMRCREWYGWHFPELGKIISDNLTYCKCLQKVGDRKNYASAKLSELLPEEVEAEVKAAAEISMGTEVSEEDICNILHLCTQVIEISEYRTQLYEYLQNRMMAIAPNVTVMVGELVGARLIAHAGSLLNLAKHAASTVQILGAEKALFRALKSRRDTPKYGLIYHASLVGQTSPKHKGKISRMLAAKTVLAIRYDAFGEDSSSAMGIENRAKLEARLRTLEDRGIRKISGTGKALAKTEKYEHKSEVKTYDPSGDSTLPTCSKKRKIEQVDKEDEIIEKKAKKAKVKIKVEETTTVAAEEEEEEEEGVLVVEEQETSVKKKKKKDKKKHIKEEPLSEEEPCTSTAIPSPEKKKKKKKKRDNED, from the exons ATGGAGGGCAAAATCAATAAGCAGCTGAAGAAAGTTctgaagaaaatagtaaaagaagCTCATGAACCCTTGGCTGTAGCTGATGCTAAACTAGGAGGGGTCATAAag gAAAAGCTGAATCTCAGTTGTATCCATAGTCCTGTTGTTAATGAACTTATGAGAGGAATTCGTTCCCAGATGGATGGATTAATCCCTGGAGTAGAACCACGTGAAATGGCAGCTATGTGTCTTGGATTGGCACACAG CTTGTCCCGATATAGATTGAAATTTAGTGCTGATAAAGTGGATACCATGATTGTTCAGGCAATTT CCTTGTTAGATGATCTAGATAAAGAACTAAACAACTACATTATGCGGTGTAGAGAATGGTATGGCTGGCATTTTCCTGAATtaggaaaaattatttcagataatTTGACATACTGCAAGTGTTTACAGAAAGTTG GCGACAGGAAGAATTATGCCTCAGCTAAACTTTCTGAATTACTGCCAGAGGAAGTTGAAGCAGAAGTGAAAGCAGCTGCAGAGATATCAATGGGAACAGAGGTTtcagaagaagatatttgcaatattCTACATCTCTGCACTCAG GTAATTGAAATCTCAGAGTATAGAACCCAGCTCTATGAATATCTACAAAATCGAATGATGGCCATTGCACCGAATGTTACAGTCATGGTTGGGGAATTAGTGGGAGCACGGCTCATTGCTCATGCAG GTTCTCTTTTGAATTTGGCCAAACACGCAGCTTCTACAGTTCAGATTCTTGGAGCAGAAAAGGCGCTCTTCAGAGCCCTCAAGTCTAGACGAGATACTCCAAAGTATGGACTCATTTATCATGCTTCACTTGTAGGCCAAACAAGTCCCAAACACAAAGGAAAG ATTTCTCGAATGCTGGCAGCCAAAACTGTTTTGGCTATCCGGTATGATGCTTTTGGTGAAGATTCCAGTTCTGCAATGGGAATTGAGAACAGAGCCAAATTAGAGGCCAGGTTGAGGACCTTGGAAGATAGAGGG ATAAGGAAAATAAGTGGAACAGGAAAAGCAttagcaaaaacagaaaaatacgaACATAAAAG TGAAGTGAAGACATATGATCCTTCTGGTGACTCCACACTCCCAACCTGTTCTAAGAAACGCAAGATAGAACAGGTAGATAAAGAGGATGAAATTAttgaaaagaaggcaaaaaaagcCAAGGTTAAAATTAAAG TTGAAGAAACCACAACAGTAGCAGccgaagaagaggaagaagaggaagaaggagtaCTAGTGGTGGAAGAACAGGAGACATctgtgaagaagaagaagaaaaaggacaaaaagaaacacattaagGAGGAACCACTTTCCGAGGAAGAACCGTGCACTAGCACAGCAATTcct AgtccagagaaaaagaagaaaaagaaaaaaaagagagataatgaGGACTAA